Proteins from a single region of Saccharospirillaceae bacterium:
- a CDS encoding pilus assembly protein PilM produces MASLFNKKSKALVGVDISSTSVKVLELSRNNDRYQVEAYATEPLPPNAIVEQAISNDEAVGEAIRKALGRSRSSAKRAALAVAGSAVITKTVQMSGKLNDDEMDMQIRAEADQYIPYPLEEVALDWEIQGGSEQGLELVDVMLAACRSETVERRKDAVEYANLEAGVVDVEAFCTERAFELLSPQLDSDDVETVAVLDIGATMTTLSVLHEGKSIYTREQLFGGRQLTEDIMRRYGLTEEEATRSKLEGGLPDDYESEVLEPFRKAVVQQVSRSLQFFYSSSQFNDVDYIVLAGGTSSITQLAEHVEEDLGIATAIANPFVNMTLSQKVNANLLANDAPALMIACGLAMRSFD; encoded by the coding sequence CTGGCTAGCCTGTTTAATAAGAAAAGCAAGGCTTTGGTCGGGGTGGATATCAGTTCCACTTCAGTCAAAGTACTGGAGCTTAGTCGCAATAACGACCGATATCAGGTCGAAGCCTATGCGACTGAGCCATTACCCCCTAACGCCATTGTCGAGCAGGCAATCAGTAATGATGAAGCGGTTGGAGAAGCCATTCGCAAGGCGTTGGGTCGTTCCCGTTCATCAGCAAAGCGCGCTGCGTTAGCCGTTGCGGGCTCTGCAGTAATTACCAAAACTGTTCAGATGAGCGGCAAGCTTAACGATGATGAAATGGATATGCAGATACGCGCTGAAGCCGATCAGTATATTCCTTATCCTCTGGAAGAGGTTGCACTGGACTGGGAAATCCAGGGTGGGTCTGAACAGGGCCTGGAACTGGTCGACGTTATGTTAGCAGCCTGTCGTTCTGAAACCGTTGAGCGGCGTAAAGATGCTGTTGAGTACGCAAATCTTGAAGCGGGTGTGGTTGACGTTGAAGCATTCTGCACCGAGCGCGCGTTTGAATTGTTAAGCCCGCAGTTGGACAGCGATGATGTTGAAACGGTTGCTGTATTGGATATTGGTGCAACCATGACCACTCTCAGTGTGCTGCATGAAGGCAAGTCAATTTACACCCGCGAGCAGTTATTTGGTGGGCGCCAATTAACCGAAGATATTATGCGTCGTTATGGTCTGACTGAAGAGGAAGCAACCCGCTCTAAGTTAGAAGGCGGATTGCCGGATGACTACGAAAGTGAGGTGCTTGAGCCTTTCCGTAAAGCTGTAGTTCAACAGGTCAGCCGTTCTTTGCAATTTTTCTATTCTTCCAGTCAGTTTAATGACGTCGATTACATTGTTCTCGCTGGTGGCACTTCGTCTATTACGCAGCTTGCAGAGCATGTTGAGGAAGACCTCGGTATTGCCACTGCCATTGCCAACCCGTTTGTGAACATGACGCTGTCGCAAAAGGTAAATGCTAATTTGCTGGCGAACGATGCCCCGGCCCTGATGATTGCATGTGGTCTGGCAATGAGGAGTTTTGACTAA